A genome region from Cucumis sativus cultivar 9930 chromosome 4, Cucumber_9930_V3, whole genome shotgun sequence includes the following:
- the LOC101218302 gene encoding cyclin-D3-2: MRNYRMAKPHCYPSLSISTHHNTSLLLDSLYCFEDEVEDGHSNSQPKFQPFSINLNINSPNSVFLSDWEDDELVSLFSKENGNKLHNTLPHNPSLAAARSKAVHWILKVNSHYSFSAHTAVLAVDYVDRFLSTPHFHIEKPWMTHLTAIASLSLAAKVEETQVPLLLDLQVEENEYFFEAKTITRMEILVLSTLVWRMNPVNPLSFLDYIVRRLGFKDQLCSQLLCKCERLLLSVIIDCRFVCFLPSVLATAIIFQVINDIEPHLATKYHNQLMGFLQIDKDKMEECSRFILEASWKGQRKEWKNNKQRFGLVDMSCSSNGGNRNVDTMVSSPETASKKRKIDEQHP, from the exons ATGAGAAACTACAGGATGGCCAAACCACATTGTTACCCATCTTTATCAATTTCAACTCACCACAACACTTCCCTTCTTCTTGATTCCCTCTATTGCTTCGAAGATGAGGTTGAAGATGGCCATTCCAATTCCCAACCGAAGTTCCAACCTTTCTCAATTAATCTTAACATCAATTCCCCAAACTCTGTTTTCTTGTCCGATTGGGAAGACGATGAATTGGTCTCTCTGTTTTCAAAAGAGAACGGAAATAAGCTTCACAACACTCTCCCACATAATCCTTCTCTAGCTGCAGCTCGTTCCAAGGCTGTTCACTGGATTCTCAAGGTCAATTCTCATTACTCTTTCTCTGCACACACCGCCGTTTTGGCCGTTGATTATGTCGATAGGTTTCTTTCCACCCCACATTTTCATATTGAGAAGCCATGGATGACCCATCTCACTGCCATTGCTTCTTTATCTCTCGCCGCTAAAGTGGAAGAAACCCAAGTCCCCCTTCTTTTAGACCTCCAG GTGGAGGAAAATGAGTACTTTTTCGAAGCTAAAACCATTACAAGAATGGAAATTCTTGTTCTCTCTACACTTGTTTGGAGAATGAATCCAGTGAACCCACTTTCCTTTCTGGATTATATTGTAAGACGTCTCGGCTTCAAAGACCAACTCTGCTCTCAACTCCTCTGTAAATGTGAACGATTACTTCTCTCTGTCATTATAG ATTGTAGATTCGTATGTTTTCTCCCATCAGTATTAGCAACCGCTATTATTTTCCAAGTTATCAACGACATAGAACCCCATCTCGCCACAAAATACCACAATCAGCTCATGGGTTTTCTTCAAATCGACAAG GATAAAATGGAGGAATGCTCACGATTCATCTTAGAAGCTTCATGGAAAGGACAGAGAAAGGAATGGAAGAATAATAAACAAAGATTTGGGTTAGTCGACATGTCATGCAGCTCAAATGGTGGGAATAGGAATGTGGACACTATGGTATCGTCGCCGGAGACAGCAtctaagaagagaaaaattgaTGAACAACATCCGTAG